The following are from one region of the Ochotona princeps isolate mOchPri1 chromosome 15, mOchPri1.hap1, whole genome shotgun sequence genome:
- the LOC101519429 gene encoding retinol dehydrogenase 16-like has protein sequence MWGCLVALVGLFFLVRWYRERQVVSQLQDKYVFITGCDSGFGNLLARQLDMRGLRVLAACLTEKGAEELRQQTSDRVETVILDVTQTENITAAAQWVKKHVGDRGLWGLVNNAGVAMPTAPNGWLTKQDFVDVLNVNLLGMIEVTLSLLPLVRKARGRVVNVSSVLGRLSIMGGGYCISKYGVQAFSDSLRRELSPFGVKVAIIEPGKFQTNIASKESFLRSLQASWDQASPEVKEVYGQGYAAACK, from the exons ATGTGGGGCTGCCTGGTGGCCCTCGTGGGCCTGTTCTTCCTGGTGCGCTGGTACCGTGAGAGGCAGGTGGTGAGCCAGTTGCAGGACAAATATGTCTTCATCACGGGCTGTGACTCGGGCTTTGGGAACCTGCTGGCCAGGCAGCTGGACATGAGGGGCCTGAGGGTGCTGGCCGCATGTCTGACAGAGAAGGGGGCTGAAGAGCTGAGGCAGCAAACTTCAGACAGGGTGGAGACGGTGATCCTGGATGTCACACAGACGGAGAACATCACTGCGGCTGCCCAGTGGGTAAAGAAGCACGTGGGGGACAGAG GGCTCTGGGGACTAGTGAACAATGCTGGCGTCGCCATGCCTACAGCCCCCAACGGGTGGCTGACCAAACAGGACTTTGTGGATGTTCTCAATGTGAACCTGCTGGGGATGATTGAGGTGACTCTGAGCCTGCTGCCCTTGGTGAGGAAGGCCCGGGGCCGTGTGGTCAACGTCTCCAGTGTCCTGGGCCGCCTGTCCATAATGGGTGGCGGCTACTGCATTTCCAAGTACGGTGTGCAGGCCTTCTCAGACTCACTAAG GAGGGAGCTCTCCCCCTTTGGGGTGAAGGTGGCGATCATTGAGCCTGGTAAATTCCAGACGAATATAGCAAGCAAGGAGAGCTTTCTGAGATCCTTACAAGCTTCATGGGACCAGGCCAGCCCCGAGGTCAAGGAGGTCTATGGCCAGGGCTATGCTGCAGCCTGTAAGTGA